A stretch of the Xiphias gladius isolate SHS-SW01 ecotype Sanya breed wild chromosome 19, ASM1685928v1, whole genome shotgun sequence genome encodes the following:
- the sb:cb288 gene encoding uncharacterized protein sb:cb288 isoform X2, which translates to MFSGKVRVSNDALEGSTRGASQRPAEVRRRQRRELSAQPQNKMWTEAKYKNKTVVGIGNSSKMVDPDLALQLLHAVQQRNGSTGAATRPSFTEESLTRSSGIIPGERHFDQNLMSLQTQDLFQRRTPALCNCSHSVHCLFTCSIRRPLEVHGVSTTTKAQKG; encoded by the exons ATGTTCTCTGGAAAAGTACGAGTTTCAAACGACGCACTTGAAGGCAGCACGAGAGGCGCGTCTCAGCGCCCAGCTGAGGTGAGACGACGACAACGGCGTGAACTGAGCGCACAacctcaaaacaaaatgtggacgGAGGCGAAATATAAGAACAAGACTGTCGTCGGCATCGGAAACAGCTCGAAG ATGGTTGACCCAGATCTCGCACTGCAGCTTTTACATGCTGTTCAGCAGAGAAATG GTTCAACTGGAGCTGCTACTCGTCCCTCCTTCACAGAGGAGTCCTTAACAAGGAGCAGCGGGATCATCCCTGGTGAGCGCCACTTTGACCAAAATCTGATGTCTTTACAGACCCAGGACCTGTTTCAGAGAAGAACACCTGCTTT GTGCAATTGCAGCCACAGTGTTCATTGCCTTTTTACTTGCTCTATACGCCGTCCTCTGGAAGTGCATGGTGTCTCCACCACAACG AAAGCACAGAAAG
- the sb:cb288 gene encoding uncharacterized protein sb:cb288 isoform X1: MFSGKVRVSNDALEGSTRGASQRPAEVRRRQRRELSAQPQNKMWTEAKYKNKTVVGIGNSSKMVDPDLALQLLHAVQQRNGSTGAATRPSFTEESLTRSSGIIPGERHFDQNLMSLQTQDLFQRRTPALCNCSHSVHCLFTCSIRRPLEVHGVSTTTKAQKGESKSTTEEFCVKTGFQVASVQQFILDRNGAD, encoded by the exons ATGTTCTCTGGAAAAGTACGAGTTTCAAACGACGCACTTGAAGGCAGCACGAGAGGCGCGTCTCAGCGCCCAGCTGAGGTGAGACGACGACAACGGCGTGAACTGAGCGCACAacctcaaaacaaaatgtggacgGAGGCGAAATATAAGAACAAGACTGTCGTCGGCATCGGAAACAGCTCGAAG ATGGTTGACCCAGATCTCGCACTGCAGCTTTTACATGCTGTTCAGCAGAGAAATG GTTCAACTGGAGCTGCTACTCGTCCCTCCTTCACAGAGGAGTCCTTAACAAGGAGCAGCGGGATCATCCCTGGTGAGCGCCACTTTGACCAAAATCTGATGTCTTTACAGACCCAGGACCTGTTTCAGAGAAGAACACCTGCTTT GTGCAATTGCAGCCACAGTGTTCATTGCCTTTTTACTTGCTCTATACGCCGTCCTCTGGAAGTGCATGGTGTCTCCACCACAACG AAAGCACAGAAAGGTGAGAGTAAGAGTACAACAGAGGAATTCTGTGTGAAGACTGGCTTCCAGGTTGCGTCTGTTCAGCAGTTTATTTTGGATCGTAATGGTGCAGACTAA
- the ykt6 gene encoding synaptobrevin homolog YKT6, translated as MKLYSLSILYKGATKASLLKAAYELSSFSFFQRSSVQEFMTFTSALLVERTSQGSRASVKEQEYLCHVYVRNDNLGAVVIADTEYPQRVCFTLLDKVLEEFSRQVDSIDWPSGNPETITYKALDNHLYKYQNPREADAMSKVQAELDETKIILHNTMESLLERGEKLDDLVTKSEHLGNQSKAFYKTARKQNSCCEIM; from the exons ATGAAGCTCTACAGCCTCAGCATCCTCTACAAAGGGGCCACCAAAGCCAGCCTCCTCAAAGCGGCCTACGAACTGTCTTCCTTCAGCTTCTTTCAGCGCTCCAG tgTTCAGGAGTTCATGACCTTCACCAGTGCCTTGCTTGTTGAACGAACCTCACAAGGAAGCCGTGCCTCTGTCAAAGAACAAG AGTACCTGTGCCATGTGTATGTGAGAAATGACAACCTGGGTGCTGTGGTCATCGCAGATACTGAATACCCACAGAGAGTCTGTTTCACATTGCTGGACAAG gtattAGAGGAGTTCTCCAGGCAAGTCGACAGTATAGACTGGCCCTCTGGTAATCCTGAAACCATAACCTACAAAGCCCTAGATAATCACCTTTATAAATACCAG aacCCCAGGGAAGCAGATGCAATGTCCAAAGTGCAGGCGGAGCTCGATGAGACAAAGATCATTTTG caCAACACCATGGAAAGTCtgttggagagaggagagaaactggATGATCTTGTGACAAAGTCAGAGCACCTGGGAAACCAGTCCAAAGCCTTCTACAAGACT GCACGGAAACAGAACTCATGCTGTGAAATCATGTGA